From Variimorphobacter saccharofermentans, one genomic window encodes:
- a CDS encoding M16 family metallopeptidase encodes MTNINQLSNRITVITEVLPYLKSASFGVWVKAGSANENENNNGIAHIIEHMLFKGTKTRDAKQIADEMAKIGGNMNAFTSKECTSYYATTLSEHLPIAIDIIADMLNNSLIDEKALKKEKGVILEEIDMYDDSPEDLVHEMLQQRVWKDHPLGYMISGTKKIVRRVTREQILDFMDTFYVGENIFISVAGNFNEKDILKLLEDKFGMIKAKSTKINQSLREPEYHRVLCNRDKDIEQLHCNIAFNCISYLSQERYILSVLNSILGGSINSRLFQKIRENSGLTYSIYSYGSSYRNTGLFHIYAAMNPMQLSTVVRKIYMIIKELKKKGVTSDELSMTKEQIKTELILGSESTKSRMNSNGKSFMNRGRVVPLEEHIANIDNVKLSDVKEFANQYLDLSNASISLVGNIKEVSLKEFGF; translated from the coding sequence ATGACAAATATTAATCAGTTATCCAATCGTATCACCGTCATTACCGAAGTATTGCCTTACTTAAAGAGTGCTTCCTTTGGAGTTTGGGTTAAAGCAGGTTCCGCTAATGAGAATGAGAATAATAACGGAATAGCTCATATCATTGAGCATATGCTGTTTAAAGGGACAAAAACCAGGGATGCCAAGCAAATAGCTGATGAAATGGCTAAAATCGGTGGCAATATGAATGCATTCACCAGCAAGGAATGCACATCTTATTATGCCACTACATTAAGTGAGCACCTGCCTATAGCGATTGATATTATAGCAGATATGCTAAATAATTCACTGATTGATGAGAAAGCGCTTAAGAAAGAAAAGGGAGTTATTCTTGAAGAAATTGATATGTACGATGATTCACCGGAGGATCTTGTTCATGAAATGCTTCAGCAAAGGGTGTGGAAGGATCATCCTCTGGGATATATGATTTCCGGAACCAAGAAAATTGTACGCAGAGTTACGAGAGAACAGATTCTGGATTTTATGGATACTTTTTATGTTGGTGAGAATATATTCATATCTGTTGCTGGTAATTTTAATGAAAAGGATATACTAAAGCTATTGGAAGATAAATTCGGTATGATAAAGGCTAAGAGTACAAAGATAAATCAAAGCCTGAGAGAACCAGAATATCATCGAGTACTCTGCAATAGGGATAAGGATATTGAACAGCTTCATTGTAACATTGCTTTTAACTGTATATCCTATCTATCACAGGAACGATATATATTATCCGTATTAAATTCCATACTGGGTGGCAGTATTAATTCAAGATTGTTTCAGAAAATCAGAGAAAATAGTGGGCTGACGTATTCTATATACTCATATGGAAGCTCCTATCGAAATACTGGTTTATTTCATATATATGCTGCTATGAATCCCATGCAATTAAGCACAGTTGTCAGAAAAATATATATGATTATTAAGGAATTGAAGAAAAAAGGGGTTACATCGGATGAACTAAGCATGACAAAGGAGCAAATCAAAACAGAATTGATTCTCGGCAGTGAAAGTACGAAAAGCAGAATGAATTCCAACGGAAAATCCTTTATGAATCGCGGCAGAGTCGTACCCTTGGAAGAACATATTGCAAATATTGATAATGTGAAGCTGAGTGATGTGAAAGAATTTGCTAACCAGTATTTAGATCTTTCTAATGCTTCAATCTCTCTGGTGGGAAATATAAAAGAAGTTAGTTTAAAGGAGTTTGGATTTTAA
- a CDS encoding TIGR00266 family protein: protein MRYEIIGEPLPVVTCYVNAGETLITERGSMSWMSPNMKMETSTNGGIGKALGRMFSGEAIFQNKYTAVGGEGMIAFASSFPGSIRALEITPGNSMVVQKSAFLASETGVELSVHFQKKFGAGLFGGEGFIMQKLSGNGIAFIEIDGKAVEYELQPGQQMVIDTGYLAAMTESCKMDIQKVPGVKNMLLGGEGIFNTVVTGPGKIILQTMPVSNVAATLRPFLPSAK, encoded by the coding sequence ATGAGGTACGAAATAATAGGGGAACCATTGCCTGTTGTTACATGTTATGTTAATGCAGGCGAAACACTGATTACGGAAAGAGGCTCAATGAGTTGGATGAGCCCAAACATGAAGATGGAGACATCAACTAATGGCGGTATTGGAAAAGCATTAGGAAGAATGTTCTCAGGAGAAGCTATTTTCCAGAACAAATATACTGCTGTTGGTGGGGAAGGAATGATTGCGTTTGCATCCAGCTTTCCTGGTTCAATTCGCGCACTTGAAATCACTCCTGGTAACTCCATGGTCGTTCAAAAATCAGCTTTTCTTGCATCTGAGACAGGAGTTGAATTATCCGTTCATTTCCAGAAGAAGTTTGGAGCAGGCCTCTTCGGAGGAGAAGGCTTTATCATGCAGAAGCTATCCGGTAACGGTATTGCTTTTATTGAAATCGATGGTAAGGCAGTTGAATATGAATTACAACCAGGACAGCAGATGGTTATAGATACCGGATATCTTGCTGCTATGACAGAAAGCTGTAAGATGGATATCCAAAAAGTTCCCGGTGTCAAGAATATGCTTCTTGGTGGAGAAGGAATCTTCAATACAGTAGTAACCGGACCTGGAAAGATTATATTACAGACCATGCCGGTTAGCAATGTAGCAGCTACCCTTCGTCCTTTTTTACCTAGTGCTAAATAA
- the thrS gene encoding threonine--tRNA ligase, translating into MKITLKDGSMKEYEKSMTAYEIACDISEGLGRMACAAELNGKVVDLRTVVDMDCDLNILTFNDEAGKAAYRHTTSHVLAQAVKRLYPNAKLAIGPSIDTGFYYDFDIEPLDRAALDEIEKEMKKIIKEGNDLVRFTLPRAEAIALMKEKDEPYKVELIEDLPEDAEISFYQQGDFVDLCAGPHLMSTKGIKAIKLISSSGAYWRGSEKNKMLTRVYGTSYTKNAELEEFLAHLEDIKKRDHNKLGREMELFTTVDVIGQGLPLIMPKGNKIIQTMQRWIEDEEEKRGYVRTRTPFMAKSDLYKISGHWDHYKEGMFVLGDEKVDKEVFALRPMTCPFQYYVYKASQKSYRDLPIRYAETSTLFRNEDSGEMHGLTRVRQFTISEGHLIVRPDQMDEEFKGCLDLARYCLVTLGLNDDVTYRLSKWDPNNKDKYIGSEEVWEDTQNRIRQILNELGIPFTEAEGEAAFYGPKVDIQAKNVYGKEDTMITIQWDAILADQYDMYYVDQNGEKVRPYIIHRTSMGCYERTLAWLIEKYAGLFPTWLCPEQVRVLPISEKYHDYANKVKEELQKNNVLVTVDERAEKIGYKIREARLDRIPYMLVVGQKEEEEGVVSVRSRYLGDEGQKPLNIFIDEICKEIRTKEIRKIEVEQNN; encoded by the coding sequence ATGAAGATTACATTAAAAGATGGATCTATGAAAGAGTATGAGAAATCCATGACAGCCTATGAGATCGCATGTGACATTAGTGAAGGGTTAGGCAGAATGGCATGTGCAGCTGAATTAAATGGTAAGGTGGTGGATCTTCGAACCGTAGTGGACATGGATTGCGATTTAAATATATTGACCTTTAACGATGAGGCAGGTAAGGCGGCATATCGCCATACAACCTCCCATGTTCTTGCTCAGGCTGTAAAACGTCTTTATCCCAATGCCAAATTGGCTATTGGACCTTCTATCGATACTGGTTTTTATTATGATTTTGATATTGAGCCATTGGATCGTGCCGCACTGGATGAAATAGAGAAGGAAATGAAGAAAATTATTAAAGAAGGTAATGATTTGGTTCGTTTTACCTTACCTCGTGCAGAAGCAATTGCTCTTATGAAGGAGAAGGATGAGCCTTACAAGGTGGAATTAATTGAAGATCTTCCGGAAGATGCAGAGATATCCTTCTATCAGCAAGGAGATTTTGTTGATCTATGTGCAGGACCTCATTTGATGAGTACTAAGGGTATTAAAGCCATCAAATTAATCTCCTCCTCAGGTGCATACTGGAGAGGTTCTGAAAAGAATAAGATGCTGACTCGTGTATATGGTACTTCCTATACCAAGAATGCCGAATTGGAAGAATTCCTTGCGCATTTGGAAGATATTAAGAAACGTGATCATAACAAATTGGGTCGTGAGATGGAATTGTTTACTACAGTAGATGTCATTGGACAGGGACTCCCTCTGATTATGCCAAAGGGCAATAAAATCATCCAGACTATGCAAAGATGGATTGAGGATGAAGAAGAAAAACGTGGCTATGTCAGAACCAGAACACCATTTATGGCAAAGAGCGACTTATATAAGATCTCCGGTCACTGGGATCATTATAAGGAAGGCATGTTTGTTCTTGGAGATGAGAAGGTGGATAAAGAAGTATTTGCTCTTCGTCCTATGACCTGTCCGTTCCAGTATTATGTGTATAAAGCAAGCCAGAAATCCTATCGTGATTTACCAATCAGATATGCTGAAACCTCTACCTTATTCAGAAATGAGGATTCTGGTGAAATGCATGGATTAACTCGTGTTCGTCAGTTTACGATTTCAGAAGGCCATTTAATCGTCCGTCCGGATCAGATGGATGAAGAATTTAAGGGCTGTTTGGATCTGGCAAGATATTGTCTGGTTACCTTAGGACTCAATGATGATGTTACTTATCGTCTGTCAAAATGGGATCCTAATAATAAAGATAAATATATCGGTAGCGAAGAAGTGTGGGAGGATACACAGAATCGAATCCGTCAGATATTAAATGAGTTGGGAATACCATTTACGGAAGCAGAAGGGGAAGCTGCATTCTATGGTCCTAAGGTTGATATTCAAGCAAAGAATGTATATGGAAAAGAAGATACTATGATTACCATTCAATGGGATGCGATTTTAGCAGACCAATATGATATGTATTATGTGGACCAGAATGGCGAAAAGGTTCGCCCGTATATTATTCACCGTACCAGTATGGGATGCTATGAAAGAACCCTGGCTTGGTTGATTGAAAAGTATGCCGGATTGTTCCCGACCTGGTTATGCCCGGAACAGGTTCGCGTACTTCCGATATCAGAAAAGTATCATGATTATGCAAATAAAGTAAAGGAAGAGCTGCAGAAGAATAATGTTCTGGTAACGGTGGACGAGAGAGCAGAGAAGATTGGCTACAAGATTCGAGAAGCAAGACTGGATCGCATTCCTTATATGCTAGTCGTTGGACAGAAGGAAGAGGAAGAAGGAGTAGTATCAGTAAGAAGTCGTTATCTTGGTGATGAAGGACAAAAGCCTCTGAATATCTTTATTGATGAAATCTGTAAGGAAATTAGAACAAAAGAAATTCGCAAAATTGAGGTCGAGCAGAATAACTAA
- a CDS encoding O-acetylhomoserine aminocarboxypropyltransferase/cysteine synthase family protein: MSNYHIETKCIQEGFKPGNGEPRVLPIYQSTTFKYDSSEHVGKLFDLTEEGFFYTRLANPTVDSVERKIAALEGGISAMCTSSGQAANLIAVINICNAGDHMIVSNAIYGGTINLFAVTLKRMGIEVSFVNPDASLEELQKEVKENTKLVFAETIANPTLIVTDLEKFATLAHNNQIPLIIDNTFATPINCRPFEFGADIVTHSTSKYMDGHAVALGGVIVDSGNFNWDNGKFSGLSTPDESYHGMVYTRDCGKNAYITKARVQLMRDLGSAPTPNNAFLLNLGLETLHLRMERHCSNALKVAEYLEKNDKIAWVNYPGLKSNKYYDLAQKYMPKGSSGVISYGIKGGREAAVKFMDSLKLAAIVVHVADARTGVLHPASTTHRQLSDQQLLDAGITPDLIRMSIGIENVDDIIADIEQALSSL; encoded by the coding sequence ATGTCGAATTACCATATTGAAACCAAATGTATTCAGGAGGGATTTAAGCCTGGGAATGGGGAACCCAGAGTGCTTCCGATTTATCAAAGCACCACATTCAAATATGATTCCAGTGAACATGTGGGAAAGTTATTTGATTTGACAGAGGAAGGCTTTTTCTATACAAGACTTGCAAATCCTACGGTTGATAGTGTGGAGAGAAAAATAGCCGCATTGGAAGGGGGCATCAGTGCGATGTGTACCTCTTCCGGTCAGGCAGCGAATTTAATAGCTGTTATTAACATCTGCAATGCCGGAGATCATATGATTGTCTCTAATGCAATCTATGGAGGTACGATTAATCTCTTTGCGGTGACTCTAAAACGTATGGGAATTGAAGTGTCCTTTGTGAATCCGGACGCATCTTTGGAGGAGTTGCAGAAAGAGGTTAAGGAGAACACAAAGCTTGTATTTGCAGAAACAATTGCGAATCCTACATTGATTGTTACAGATCTTGAGAAATTTGCTACATTAGCTCATAACAATCAAATTCCTCTCATCATAGATAATACCTTTGCTACACCGATTAATTGCAGACCCTTTGAATTTGGAGCAGATATTGTTACTCATTCTACATCAAAATATATGGATGGGCATGCGGTAGCTCTTGGTGGAGTAATAGTTGACAGTGGTAATTTTAACTGGGATAATGGTAAATTCTCTGGTTTGTCCACTCCTGATGAATCCTATCACGGTATGGTATATACCAGAGATTGTGGAAAGAATGCATATATCACAAAGGCGAGAGTACAATTGATGAGAGATCTAGGTTCAGCACCGACACCGAATAATGCATTTTTGCTCAATCTGGGGCTTGAAACCTTGCATCTTCGAATGGAACGGCATTGCAGTAATGCATTAAAGGTTGCTGAATATCTTGAGAAAAATGATAAGATTGCCTGGGTTAATTATCCGGGATTAAAGAGTAATAAATATTATGATTTGGCTCAAAAATACATGCCGAAGGGTTCCAGTGGTGTAATTTCTTATGGAATTAAGGGTGGCAGAGAAGCAGCTGTGAAATTCATGGATAGCTTGAAGCTTGCAGCGATTGTAGTACATGTGGCAGATGCGAGGACAGGAGTGCTGCATCCTGCTAGTACGACACATCGTCAGCTTAGTGACCAACAACTGTTGGATGCTGGTATTACACCTGATTTGATTCGTATGTCCATAGGAATCGAGAATGTGGATGATATCATTGCGGATATCGAACAGGCACTTTCTTCTTTATAA
- a CDS encoding bifunctional diguanylate cyclase/phosphodiesterase, with the protein MKSIKTKAMIVATCLILICMSAFGANTYVHFRAILIDEINNAVVRIADESAEYLTNYINQFLMPLNAISEHEYIQSMDWEKQKDILMYQINPYYQSIALVDTNGIARYVDDSELDLSDRTYIKNTLSGKTSFSEVIISRKTNQPAIMVGVPIRQGEEIKGALIARLDVDFLADFALSRGYGKNGRAYIISEEGTLISRNNDEILSDSYNLYELASEDQRYEAFARYVKESHENSSGYGSYKYDGKQILMGYASIEETNWKIYIGTYEKEALNGLTGLRRTMYIGLLISVLSSILACWIFICKLVKPILEMDHLFAKGAKGDLTIRIKSKSRDELGRLGNSFNRLMDKIKTLTYFDPLTSLLNQYVLEKDLDILIKKEEPQDFSLIMVEIDKFNFLNETYGFTVSDIVLCETARRILSCIDEEDRVYRYKGDEFVVLIRTCTEENIILQKAQELLASIKDCYIIDGKTIDINFNIGVFRWYEDTHTVTPLKALTQAKNYAKYMGTNQFQLYNKEIHEKLMTMNELQADILTGLEKNEFFLVYQPLFYIQDERIAEIEALIRWKHPEKGLLYPDRFIELAEQAGTIINIDYWVLETACKQLKSWRDRNQKPVLLSINISAKSFETKSFVPDITSIINQYEVNPEYLQLEITERMVIKNVEESIQKLCQLRDMGIRVAIDDFGIGYSSLSYIVRLPIDSIKIDKSFVQNITSSKESKAIVTTIINLCKILRLNVIAEGIESKFELDYLKSNQCEIGQGYYFSKPVHIEEIERLLME; encoded by the coding sequence ATGAAAAGTATCAAAACAAAAGCAATGATAGTAGCCACATGTCTGATTCTGATTTGCATGTCTGCATTCGGTGCGAATACCTATGTCCATTTCCGAGCAATCCTAATTGATGAAATCAATAATGCAGTAGTAAGAATAGCGGATGAATCTGCAGAGTATCTTACGAATTATATCAATCAGTTTCTCATGCCACTTAATGCTATTTCCGAGCATGAGTATATTCAGAGTATGGACTGGGAGAAGCAAAAGGATATCCTCATGTATCAAATAAATCCATATTATCAAAGTATTGCGTTGGTGGATACCAATGGAATTGCCCGCTATGTGGATGATTCTGAATTAGATCTAAGTGATAGAACCTATATAAAGAATACTCTATCGGGAAAGACATCGTTTTCTGAAGTGATTATCAGTCGAAAGACGAATCAACCGGCCATCATGGTAGGTGTACCCATCCGTCAGGGAGAAGAAATCAAAGGGGCCTTAATTGCAAGACTGGATGTTGACTTCCTGGCTGATTTTGCCTTAAGTCGGGGATATGGTAAGAATGGCAGAGCTTATATAATAAGTGAAGAGGGGACCTTAATATCCAGAAATAATGATGAGATTTTATCGGACAGCTATAATCTGTATGAATTGGCATCGGAAGATCAACGATATGAGGCCTTCGCCAGGTATGTGAAGGAAAGTCATGAGAATTCTTCCGGTTATGGTTCCTATAAGTATGATGGTAAGCAGATTCTCATGGGATACGCTTCTATAGAAGAGACAAATTGGAAAATCTATATCGGGACCTATGAAAAGGAAGCATTGAACGGTCTCACCGGCTTGCGCAGGACCATGTATATTGGATTACTGATATCGGTTCTATCGAGTATCCTGGCATGTTGGATATTTATTTGTAAGCTTGTGAAGCCAATCCTTGAGATGGATCATTTATTTGCAAAAGGAGCCAAGGGAGATCTTACCATTCGTATCAAATCCAAATCCAGGGATGAACTGGGTAGACTCGGTAACAGCTTTAACCGATTGATGGATAAGATTAAGACATTAACCTATTTTGATCCATTAACATCGCTTTTGAATCAGTATGTTCTCGAAAAGGATTTGGATATTCTGATCAAAAAAGAAGAACCGCAGGATTTCTCCTTAATCATGGTTGAAATTGATAAGTTCAATTTCCTTAACGAGACCTATGGCTTTACAGTAAGTGATATTGTACTGTGTGAAACGGCTAGAAGAATATTATCCTGTATCGACGAAGAGGATCGTGTTTATCGTTATAAAGGTGACGAATTTGTAGTATTAATCAGAACTTGTACAGAAGAGAATATCATTCTTCAAAAAGCACAGGAACTATTAGCTTCAATAAAAGATTGCTATATTATAGATGGAAAAACCATAGATATTAATTTTAATATTGGAGTATTCCGGTGGTATGAGGATACTCATACGGTAACACCGTTAAAAGCATTAACTCAAGCTAAAAATTATGCGAAATATATGGGAACTAACCAGTTCCAGTTATATAACAAAGAGATACATGAAAAACTCATGACTATGAATGAACTGCAGGCTGATATTTTGACGGGATTGGAGAAGAATGAATTCTTCCTAGTATATCAACCCTTATTCTATATACAGGATGAAAGAATAGCTGAAATAGAAGCTTTAATTCGATGGAAGCATCCAGAGAAAGGATTGCTGTATCCAGATCGATTTATAGAGCTTGCGGAACAGGCAGGAACTATCATTAATATTGATTATTGGGTACTGGAAACTGCTTGTAAGCAGCTTAAAAGTTGGCGAGATCGTAATCAAAAGCCCGTATTACTATCAATCAATATATCAGCAAAGTCCTTTGAGACAAAGAGCTTTGTACCCGATATTACAAGTATAATCAATCAGTATGAAGTTAATCCTGAATATCTTCAGCTTGAAATCACGGAACGTATGGTAATAAAGAATGTGGAGGAAAGTATACAAAAGCTTTGTCAATTAAGAGATATGGGTATTAGGGTAGCAATTGATGACTTTGGTATCGGTTATTCGTCACTCAGTTATATTGTACGATTACCGATTGACAGCATCAAAATTGATAAATCCTTTGTACAAAATATTACCTCCAGCAAGGAATCAAAGGCAATCGTAACCACCATCATTAACTTATGTAAGATTTTAAGATTAAATGTAATTGCAGAAGGAATCGAAAGTAAATTTGAGTTAGATTACCTGAAATCGAACCAGTGTGAGATTGGTCAGGGATATTATTTCTCCAAGCCAGTACATATTGAAGAAATCGAACGACTTCTCATGGAATAG
- a CDS encoding SPL family radical SAM protein, whose protein sequence is MQTIPAKTIIGRTQNTSWFGTDYNMNIYKGCCHGCIYCDSRSDCYQIQDFDTVRAKENAVILIRDELRKKTKTGVIGTGSMSDPYNPFEEKHRLTRQALEYIDEYHFGISIATKSDLICRDIDLLQRIQSHSPAICKITITTLDDELAGKIEPGACVSSRRFKAVQELSEAGIFTGILMMPLLPGLTDTMDNVMAIIHAAKNSGARFIYPMFGLSLRNGQREYLYQKLDELFPELSLRQTYVRLYGSSYVCHSPNSPKLYPLFAQECKKLGILYKMEEIIAAYKKKYQYQQLSLFQ, encoded by the coding sequence ATGCAGACAATACCCGCTAAAACCATTATAGGCCGCACTCAGAACACCTCTTGGTTCGGAACAGATTATAATATGAATATTTATAAAGGCTGTTGTCACGGTTGTATCTACTGTGACAGTAGAAGTGACTGTTATCAGATACAGGATTTTGATACAGTTCGTGCCAAAGAAAATGCAGTAATATTAATCAGGGATGAGCTTAGAAAGAAAACTAAAACGGGTGTCATCGGTACCGGCTCTATGAGTGATCCCTATAATCCCTTCGAGGAGAAACATAGATTAACCAGACAAGCGTTAGAATATATTGATGAATATCATTTTGGTATTTCGATTGCTACAAAAAGCGATCTGATCTGCAGGGATATTGACCTGTTACAACGAATTCAAAGTCATTCTCCCGCTATCTGTAAAATTACGATAACTACTTTAGACGATGAACTGGCAGGTAAAATTGAACCGGGAGCATGTGTGTCCTCAAGACGCTTCAAAGCAGTTCAAGAGTTATCCGAGGCTGGTATTTTTACTGGTATTCTTATGATGCCCCTATTACCTGGCCTGACAGATACCATGGATAATGTTATGGCAATCATACATGCCGCCAAAAACAGCGGAGCTAGATTCATTTATCCAATGTTTGGTTTATCTTTACGAAATGGGCAAAGAGAATATCTGTATCAAAAGCTGGATGAATTGTTTCCTGAATTATCCTTAAGGCAGACTTATGTTCGTTTATACGGCTCTTCCTATGTATGCCACAGTCCTAATTCACCAAAGCTGTATCCTTTATTTGCCCAGGAATGCAAAAAGCTCGGAATCTTATATAAAATGGAAGAGATTATAGCTGCTTACAAGAAAAAATATCAATATCAGCAGCTATCCCTCTTCCAGTAA
- a CDS encoding helix-turn-helix transcriptional regulator: MQISRLFEIVYLLLNKKTTTAKELAEHFEVSQRTIYRDIEILCQSGIPIYATKGKGGGIGLMDRFILNKSVLSEQEQNDILTALKGIQATSYLQTDHVLSKLSSLFGNNAGDWIEVDFSYWNHKEEDNLKFQQLKEAILNRNVIEYHYFNSYGRESHRTVEPRKLIFKGQAWYLYGFCREKKEFRYFKISRMTDLKVSQEVFEFTPLPDTQLPMNPEQTGSLIHVVFKIDAEMAYRIYDEFPSEAIERKEDGAFLIHSDLLDRGWLYSYIMSYEDHIEVIEPAFLREEIIHRYQKVLKKYNI; the protein is encoded by the coding sequence ATGCAGATTAGCCGTTTATTTGAGATCGTATATCTATTATTAAATAAAAAAACTACAACAGCCAAGGAACTGGCAGAGCATTTCGAGGTTTCCCAAAGAACGATTTACCGCGATATCGAAATACTTTGCCAGTCCGGCATCCCCATCTATGCCACAAAAGGAAAAGGCGGTGGAATTGGATTAATGGACCGCTTTATTCTTAACAAATCGGTTCTTTCAGAGCAGGAGCAAAACGATATTCTGACTGCGCTGAAGGGTATTCAGGCAACCAGTTATCTCCAAACAGATCATGTGTTATCAAAGCTCAGTTCACTCTTTGGTAATAATGCAGGTGATTGGATTGAAGTTGATTTTTCTTATTGGAATCACAAAGAGGAGGACAACCTTAAATTTCAACAGCTAAAGGAAGCTATTTTAAATCGAAATGTCATAGAATACCACTACTTTAATTCCTATGGTCGGGAGTCTCATCGCACAGTAGAGCCAAGAAAATTGATATTTAAAGGACAGGCCTGGTATCTATATGGTTTTTGTAGAGAGAAAAAGGAATTTCGTTATTTTAAGATATCAAGAATGACGGATCTAAAGGTATCACAAGAAGTATTTGAATTCACCCCACTGCCAGATACTCAGCTTCCCATGAATCCGGAACAAACCGGCTCCTTGATTCATGTAGTGTTCAAAATCGATGCTGAAATGGCATATCGAATCTATGATGAATTTCCTTCGGAAGCTATTGAGAGAAAAGAGGATGGAGCCTTTCTGATCCATTCGGATTTGTTAGATAGGGGATGGCTTTATAGCTATATCATGTCCTATGAGGATCACATTGAAGTTATCGAACCTGCTTTCTTGCGTGAGGAAATTATTCATAGATATCAGAAGGTACTAAAAAAATATAATATATGA
- a CDS encoding PQQ-dependent sugar dehydrogenase produces the protein MDDNYYNQYIKACNQERTVTRYLNPEDINLPPGFTIEVYAEGLNEPSSLLFTDEGEMIIATSGYIFGYPSVSRLVDGRLGLISNQFHIPLIGITYHNGDIYVAHRGTVSVIRRDGTQEDIITGLPSFGDYSNSRVAFDIDNKMYFGIGTATNSGVVGADNLWVKDYPQFHDYPGDYIILNGQNFTSNNVLIKASHESTQTGAFSPFGEMNIPYETRKGVIKASGGVMRSNPDGSELELVSWGLRSISYMKFDQLNRLFLCNNGYDIRGSRPIANAPDEFHLLHPGLWYGWPDYASGQPVTSTIFRPAAGEPPQFLLTNHPNVPPAPYASFPPDATIVGFDFDNEGLFGPPGDVYIAEFGSIRPFTYTDVIPQYTNVGHRVSRIDMFTGSVTSFAVNRSGFPSYVTGGGGFGRPSDVVFGPDEAMYILDTGLNTLEDPNRFIPYTGVIWRVTRTS, from the coding sequence ATGGATGATAATTATTATAACCAGTATATCAAGGCCTGTAATCAAGAAAGAACAGTTACCCGGTATTTGAACCCGGAGGATATCAACTTACCACCAGGTTTTACCATAGAAGTATATGCAGAGGGGTTAAATGAGCCTTCCAGTCTTCTATTTACGGATGAGGGTGAGATGATCATAGCTACTTCGGGATATATTTTTGGATATCCTTCCGTATCCCGTCTTGTCGATGGTCGTCTGGGATTGATATCGAATCAGTTTCATATCCCGTTAATTGGAATCACATATCATAATGGTGATATCTATGTAGCACATAGGGGAACTGTCAGCGTAATCAGAAGGGATGGTACTCAGGAGGACATAATTACCGGATTACCCAGCTTTGGTGACTATTCAAATAGCAGGGTTGCATTTGATATAGATAATAAGATGTATTTCGGAATAGGAACGGCAACTAATTCAGGTGTTGTGGGAGCGGATAATCTATGGGTAAAGGATTACCCTCAATTTCATGATTATCCTGGTGATTATATAATTCTTAACGGTCAGAATTTTACTTCGAATAATGTTCTAATAAAAGCCTCCCATGAATCAACACAGACAGGTGCTTTCTCCCCATTTGGAGAAATGAATATCCCATATGAGACCCGAAAGGGAGTGATCAAGGCCTCCGGTGGAGTAATGAGATCAAATCCTGATGGTTCTGAGCTTGAGCTTGTTTCATGGGGGTTACGCAGCATCTCCTATATGAAATTCGATCAGCTGAATCGATTATTCCTATGCAATAATGGCTATGATATTCGTGGAAGTAGACCCATTGCAAATGCTCCGGACGAATTTCACTTGCTTCATCCCGGTCTTTGGTACGGCTGGCCGGATTATGCCAGTGGACAGCCCGTAACCTCCACTATTTTTCGACCAGCAGCCGGGGAACCACCTCAGTTTTTATTAACAAATCATCCCAACGTTCCTCCTGCTCCCTATGCTTCATTTCCTCCTGACGCAACAATCGTAGGGTTTGATTTTGATAATGAAGGTTTATTTGGACCTCCTGGTGATGTATATATAGCAGAGTTTGGTAGTATCAGGCCCTTTACTTATACAGATGTAATACCACAATACACCAACGTCGGACATCGGGTTTCTAGAATTGATATGTTTACTGGATCCGTAACCTCCTTTGCTGTGAACCGTTCTGGTTTTCCATCCTATGTGACAGGAGGGGGTGGATTTGGACGGCCAAGTGATGTAGTCTTCGGTCCAGATGAAGCAATGTATATTCTTGATACCGGATTGAATACTCTGGAGGATCCTAACCGCTTTATCCCATATACAGGAGTAATATGGAGGGTTACCAGGACATCATAA